A window of Panicum virgatum strain AP13 chromosome 8K, P.virgatum_v5, whole genome shotgun sequence contains these coding sequences:
- the LOC120645942 gene encoding protein DETOXIFICATION 19-like, with amino-acid sequence MYTAVWANTATHRLRKESKETQSVVLPLVICSVAPFSVAPFPLDVLLAYLLVNVLGLGLAGAPTTVSATLWVSFLMLLAYVLLSKKFSEMWRGFSADAFKYVLPAVKRATPSAIMVCLELWVFELLVLIAGLLPNPTVNTPLIAMCSSSTEAIICMISVGFSATVSTRVANKIGAGNVDRARNL; translated from the exons ATGTACACGGCCGTGTGGGCGAATACTGCTACCCATCGTCTCAGAAAAGAGAGCAAAGAA ACACAGTCTGTGGTGCTCCCACTCGTCATCTGCTCCGTGGCGCCCTTCTCCGTGGCGCCCTTCCCCCTCGACGTCCTGCTCGCATACCTACTGGTGAACGTACTCGGCCtggggctcgccggcgcacCCACCACGGTCTCGGCGACTCTGTGGGTGTCCTTCCTGATGCTACTCGCCTACGTGCTTCTCTCCAAGAAGTTTAGCGAGATGTGGAGGGGGTTCTCCGCCGACGCCTTCAAGTACGTGCTCCCCGCCGTGAAGCGCGCCACGCCGTCAGCCATCATGGTCTG CTTGGAGCTATGGGTGTTCGAGCTCCTGGTGCTCATCGCCGGTTTGCTACCGAATCCCACCGTTAACACGCCGCTGATCGCCATGTG CAGCTCTAGCACAGAAGCGATTATCTGCATGATCTCAGTTGGGTTCAGTGCCACGGTGAG